The following nucleotide sequence is from Synchiropus splendidus isolate RoL2022-P1 chromosome 1, RoL_Sspl_1.0, whole genome shotgun sequence.
gcgaatcacggcgctctttgcccggcctgccacacgcctcggtcgggcaggtcagccgaccgagtgcccctcctgatcCCCGGAGGTCCGAttagacccggtccctcccgggtccagccggtccctcaggccgaggGAGGGTCCCCTTAAATgttatacaggggttggacaaaataatggaaacaccttaaagctgtATGTCATCCACTGATACTCGTCTGTCGCGACATGACCCGAGTGAGGGTGAGACTGGCTCCAGTGCGAGTGGAGCTGGGTGTCAGAGTTAAAGGACCAAAGGCCCATTTGAGTTGTGAGTCTCTCGGTGTGTTTAAGTGTGTCAGTCTGATATTTTTCGCTGGAGAGCTTGGTGATGGATGTTTGGCACGGAGCTCTGGTGGCGGGTGGAACCCAACCATACTGGGGTACAAAGGAAGTGGCATAtaaattaaagatttttttaaatatatctttTCTCTATTGTGTGAAGGACGTCAGGAATCTGTAATTCCCAGTCTCTTCTTGCCTCCCATCAtccactgaatgtttttttttttttatggctcaGAATTGTCTGTAgctgtgagtggttgtctgtctccGGCAGGGGTGAGTGGAGTCACACCAGAAAGCAAACGCAGATTTCATGTCTTCACTCTCTTTAACAAAACGTTTTTTGTCATTGACGGATTATTCAAGTGTAAAATTggaattaaaatacattaaataaatgaagaaattaGCAATGTGAAGTAAAATTCAACTAGTACATATGTGGTATTCTGGTGTGGACGTGGTGAAAGAAGAGGACAGGAGTGACTAGGGAAGATGAGTAGTTGAGTATGTACATCAGCATTCCTCGGGAAAAGGCTGCGCCTGATCACATTTTTTACTGAGTTATTTAGTATTTCTTGTTACTCACCAAGTGCTGGAATCTCCAGTAGATGTAGAAATTGCCAAAAACACAAGTAGCCACCAGCAGGACTTGGACGAACAAGAAGAGCATCAGCTTCTTCAGTCGCCCTCCACGCGGACGCACCCGGGCTCCCTCAGCATCCATCCTCCTCTAGAGTCTTGAGCACACTGAGCATGCTGCTGAAGCTCAGTGGGTTTTTCTTCCATAccacagagagtgagagtgtgagtggGAGAGGGGTGTGATCACCATTTCCCTTGATCTTCCTGCTACTGTGACAGACGTATTGCCTTCACTGATCTAAAGTTGAGTGAGGGAGGGGTGCTTCATTACCCCTTTGGGGCGGAAATACAGTCAAGCCAACTATTCAAAAGAAGGCTAAAAAGGGAAAAAGTCTATGACATGAACAGTTTTACATGTTTAACAATGACAGCTTGTTAAACATGTATATCATAggaaaaatatttcacatcGGTTTTGAAAAGTCTTGCTGTGCAGCTGGGATCGACCCAACACTTCTTTTGCTGGCTTTGGTTTTCAGCAATGAGTCCTGGTCAAGCGTGAGTAATTCTTGCGCTGGAATCAGGGAAGGGGTTGATCCTTGTGAATAAAATGAGATGCCAGTGAAATGTCATAGCCTGATGTCTCTCGGTCTGTTGAGTGGGGAGGGCTGCATGGGAGAATCATACCGCCAAGTGTACATGTTTTCCTGTCGTCTTCGGCAAGTGATGTCAGAGACACCAGGTGGAACCAGACCAGACAGGTGGCCCACTTCATATGAAAGCTGACGGTGTGGTGAGGCCGGGACCTCCCACGAGGCTTCGTGCAGAAGTTTCCCTCTGTGGGTGTCAGCACATCCTGAAGCCTACTCGCAGGACAATCGTGATAGCAGCACTGCCAGTGTGAAGAGGTAAAGGTCAAGTGAGCCGACGGTCGGTGATGATCGGAAAGCCTATTTGGGGAAATCCAGAGGAACGCATTTATGTGTCATCCATCAACAATTGAGTCAAGGGCCAGGAGACCACAAGACCCAAACAAACACCGGGCATTTATATTTTGGCAAATAAACCCAGAGTGGTAAAggacagagaagagacagaagagatATGAGTGTGACAGGCTCAACACAAACCCACGCACATCCGTTTCACGAGAAAGTGTAGGACAAAACGAAGGATGCTCGCTGCAGCCCGTTATTCCACCCGACTGAGAGTTGAGAAGAGATCAAAGACCGCAGACAtgagtgatgtcatgtgacGCTGTTCATGTGttgccaaaaacaaacactgatgtcAATCTATGGTGCTGGGACCTCTTCTCAGGAGAGCACAAGACCACAGGGGTGGGCTCgatccccccacccccccccaCACCCGCCATGATAACCGAGTCTTTCAGGGTGGTAGCACCCTGGAAAGTATGATGATGTACTTGCCAGTGGTTTCTCCTGTACCTGGTTTCAAATACAGGGCCTTTCAAAGAATTTCGGTCTTTCAGCAATATTTTCAATGAAGTTCTGCTGGACAGGTAGATACTGTAGATACAGAGCTACATCATTGCCTTCATTCTTTTCACAGTGGGGGAATTCAACTAAAAGAACCCAGACAGTCTGGGATACCTGTCCTGACCATCTCTCAGACAGCGGCACAGAACACACTGTGGCTGTTGTTTGAGTGCAGAACACGTAGGGAGTTGTGCCAATCCTGGAACAGTACTTTGTCCAAGCACTTCTGTAACTACTCAATAGTCTTTAATCACATGACAGAAACAGTTCAGTCGACTGTAGTTTATTGATGAAGAACAACTCACATCATCATACTTCCTGAACCGGAAGCGTTCAAGTCTGTGAATTCAGTAGCTTTTAGAATATGGCACCTTTCCGCAGACACACACGGCGAAACCATCTTACACGTGTTCGCACGCAGGCACGCGCACACatacgcactcacacacacagagaacatTTCCAACCACTGAGTCATTCAATCATCAAATCAGGTTCATATTTAGTTAAATAAGTTCATGATGCAgtgacattgtttcatgtgTTTACGTCAGTTCAAGTGGGGCTTCAGTTGAATGAAAAAGTTGATATTCCACGTGTCAACGGGACCAAGCTTGTTGTCCGGTACCGTGTCCTGGACTGAGCAGTTCGAGAGCAGGCTGAAAGTTCAGGAGTCTCACAGGCATGTGCACGTTCACTGCATGGATTTCGCTTCGGGTCACACCCCACCAGTGACTCATCACGACGACATTGCTTTGTCTCTCTTATTCCTATGAATGAGGGAGGTTCATCCTGTCCTCAATCAGAGTGTTATCTGGGCCCTGGGCCTCCATGCACTGCTTGACAGTCGCCATGACTCCAGACAGTCTTCGGTCCAAAGCAGTGAGGTGCGGCTCAGACATGACGGGATGAATTGGGTCGAACCCCAAAGCCTGACGCATCGCTGAACTGAGCGCTCCAGACTTGAGCAGGTTCAATCTGTTCCATGTGGAGACTCTGATCCTGGTGGGAGAAAATAGGAGGCCGTTTGAAAGTGAATTGAAAGCAGCGGCCAACTGCACTTGTGATGGTACTCACATGCAGCACTGATAGAGCGGCGCCAGGATGCTGCGCTCATCCACAGATGGATTTCCAAAACTGCAAAAGAAATTCATATATACTGACACAGCACTTTCAAGATCATGTAAACCAACCTATAGATGGGtccagataaataaaaaaaaaaagagtgaacaCCTCACCTCTTTGCGTTGTCCAGTAGGATGAGCATGCTGGCACCGCCGTCGTCCTGAAAACTCTCATAGTGATGCCGGTCAGCATTCCCGATGAGAAAGTCAAATATGGCTGTATCGATGATGTCCAGGAGTCTCGGCCCGGCGTCATAGGGGGGCATTTTCTTCACGGCGTCGCAGTAGCTCTCGTCGTACTCCCACCTAGAGATTCAAGACTCATCAAGCCTGCTGACAAAATCAACTCTGGATATATTTCTAATAGTACAACGTAAAGacaagttttaaaaatgaatattacaGTGCCTGTAGATCCAATAAGTACGGACAGCACTGACGTAGCAGTACACAACATTAACTGAAATACCTCAAGAATCATTCACTTCCAAGACTTCGAACCAGTTCACCACTGAATTATACCACACCAGTGAATTATACAATGGCTGAACAGCATTCTACATTGTGAACCCAGCAGTGCCAAAACTAACATTCTGTCACTCTTCTTACACGAatggcagtgcttctcaattattttctgttacGCCCCCGCATTAACAAGTAAACGTTTTTCTCAGAAAATGGTATCATTTGTCtagaaaattattataagtacacctctgcataacattgtatccttgctAGCATtaaggacaagaaaaaaagaaagtgatatagatcaacttccaataaagaataactttattaagaTTGTAACGGAAAAGACTTGAAGGGCATCAACTtgcctcaaaaaaaaacaaaaaaaacaaaaaacaaatatatatataggaaaTGATTGTTGGTAGCAACCCAACCACCTCACACCAGGAACTTAGTAATAGTAAGTAATGCATTGACTGTTACTGCACAGGCACCATGTAAAGCCTCGTCGACTGGACCGTACTGAATTGTACTGAATCATGCATCGCCTgaccatgtcatccagaagcaGTAGACATACAAGACTCCTCTTTCCATGGATACTTTTAATCGTTCAAAACGTGAATTTGCAGTGACATTTTACAAACATGCGCCAAAACTCATAGCAACATCGTCATCAAAAGGTGCCAGctaaacaaaaaatacacaaaaacaatcAAAGCAAACTGAAGAATGAAGTAGGAATGACAGTGCCACAGGCTACACAAACAAGTGTGATCACAATGACCCTCACCAGCAAAGAGCAAAGGTTGAAGATATGATGTTGTAAAGGGTGCAAGCATAAAGAAGTAGGGACGAGTTTGCCGGTGAGGATTATCACGTACAGTTTAGTTTGTGTTCTCAGTGGCATTGCCATCCCTACCTCCTTCTTCAGTTGACTTCAACTGTAATCTACGCCTCTTCCAACATGTTTACGAGATGTAATGACCTGATGATACCAGAACTCTATCCAGAAAGTGGAAATGAAACCTCCCCTACTGAGAACTGCCGGAAGTATCATAAACAGCGTCTGCTTTCACCTCAGAAAGAGGCAGTAAAAACGGCAGAGCATGGAAGAGTGTGAGCAGTATCTATAGCTTTCACATGAACACAGCTCAAAGGCATTTGACACTCTGTGTAACACAAAAAAGAAGCGGTCGCCATCTCTTGATCCAAGACCAGCACTAATATTTGGCACCAGTACAACACATAATTCCAGGTAAAGCACATGTGCCGTAAATCGCATGCGAGGATTCAGGTTTTGTATTGGGCTTTGCGTATGAGGATGATGTGCGACTGGTTTACTGACTCATACCCACCTGGCCAGTTTGCCCTCTCTGTACGTGCGCCCCCATGGGTTCCTGTGTTTCTGCAGAGGCCAGACGTCTGGCAGCCAGAGGGTGACTGAGCCCTCCATCATCTCTCCCTCCGCACATGCCGGCTCGCTTTCCCTGCAGTAGTAGCACTTTCCATAGAAGCACGTGTTGTTTCCTGCACCGGGGGTGGAGCAGAAACacatttggctttgaacaagCTCATGAGTCAGCAAGGAGATGTGGGAGGAGTTACCacatgaagaacacagttgCTGTAGTAGCAGGGAAGCTCGAAGCGTCATAACCAGAGCAAAGTAGCTGCACAAGATGAGGGGAAGTTGTGGGGAaattttcaacaacaaaaacaaactgatgGCAAATTTCATACAAAAGAGGTCAAGAGTGGGTTATTTCACAGTTCCTGTCCTGCTTCATTATTACTGCCACCATGTAAACAGGACGTTAAGCATAAAGAATGTGTATTTTAATTCGCTCTATCATTTTTGTCATATCACatctaaataaatcattttcaatAATGACTCCATAATTTACATCCTTTAGTGTTAACCATTTTACTTCCCTTTTACGTATTTTTTAGAATTACAGACTCCTCTGTGTGAAGGTGTATTCAAAGCTCTGACTCATCTGcatcaaataaaatatgagCTTGTTCGTCTTTCTGAGATGAGAGATACTTACGGGTGCAAGACTGAATTGCGACATCACATTTTTTGGGGCCATTTTCAGGCACTGGCTGCAACTGAGGTACAATGTGCTGAAGGGAAAATGTGGGACCATTTTGTCCTGAGCACTTGATCATATTAATATCTAGCATCTTGGTGGTAAGTCCAGAACCTAATGTGAGAGTCGGTAAGCGGGAAACCTGACAGCAAGTTCTGTTTTTCCATTGACTACAAAGGCAACATCAGCTCTCAAACGTGATCATTCTTGGAATGGCACGCTCTTAGATTAAGGCAGTCATGAAATCAGAAATTAGAAAGAAGCGAGATGATAATTAGCAGTGAGTGCTTATCTACAAATCACCTTCAACTCCATTTGAATGTCAAACTGAAAGTAGATTTTCACTGTAATCACACAGAAACTACTCGGTAAGCTGTATGCCAGTGGAAAATGAAGGTACAAGGTACACACGATGCTGTGCTGTGATAACAACCACAGTATTTCTCCACGGAGACAATATTTTCTCTCTTATGAAACTATTCTCATATATCAACATTAATTCAAAGATAATTACAAACTTTCaggatataaatatattttttaaataagttcAATTGTTGTTCTTCAATGGAGATGAGAAATCCAATAATAAATACAGCATTTAAGACAAGAACAAAAGGTTTTCGATAGAGTGTTAAAACTATTATACTCCGCAGCATTGCAAACAATATTCACCAATAATGATCTTCTGCAGAAGAAATATCAGATGCACACACGAGCTCGAGCAATATTCCTACATCCATGGTTGTACGAATACATTgaatgaaaagttcattttccaaaaaaaaaaaaaggacagaaaaactAGAAGCGTCATTTTAGCAACATGAGGCACCAGGCTGCTTCTGGGACTGTGCACCAGGGCGCATGGTAGCCCTTTTGCCAAGAAAAGCAGGAGATTTCAGCACCGTATGCCCCCCAGGAGGGTAATTTATGAAGGGCTTTGTGCACTCTCATAAATCAGTAGCAGATCTCTTCATAAATTAATTGTGATGAAACGTTACAGATTGGAGTCGACTACATTATTAGACCAGAGGGACGATGCTACGATTGTCAAGTGCATGATCTGCTGCATTACATGCATCTTTTTGCTTCACATAAGGGCAAACATTTCTTTACATCTGACGCTTATTAATAAACAACTTATTTTATacaatataatttaatattaaaaagaaaagccTACTGTATATAACTATTGCTACATAATTAcatatatcctgcttcat
It contains:
- the fam20b gene encoding glycosaminoglycan xylosylkinase, with the protein product MKLKQRMVVLCAILLLLGLAKIFLLDGGEGSVASRRDLRAFRKMEASLSLSQGARLTHTLQSPWEIASQWVGPREVYPEDTPELAAVLTALSTAKIERADVGYKGTQLKALLVLDGGQKVVFKPKRYNRDYVVEGEPYAGYDRHNAEVAAFHLDRILGFRRAPLVVGRFVNLRTEIKPVATDQLLSTFLMQGNNTCFYGKCYYCRESEPACAEGEMMEGSVTLWLPDVWPLQKHRNPWGRTYREGKLARWEYDESYCDAVKKMPPYDAGPRLLDIIDTAIFDFLIGNADRHHYESFQDDGGASMLILLDNAKSFGNPSVDERSILAPLYQCCMIRVSTWNRLNLLKSGALSSAMRQALGFDPIHPVMSEPHLTALDRRLSGVMATVKQCMEAQGPDNTLIEDRMNLPHS